One Parafrankia irregularis DNA window includes the following coding sequences:
- a CDS encoding protein kinase domain-containing protein: MLTPLTTDDPQQIGPYQLTNRIGAGGMGVVYLGFTDDGRAAAVKVPATALVGDPNFRSRFRQEVAAASRVRGRTVAAVLDSDATGPRPWLATEYVEGRSLSEAVLARGPFDERLVTAVAVGLADALVSIHAAGVVHRDLKPANILLAWDGPRVIDFGVARDDATTSLTRTGSLVGTMAWMAPEQLRGERAGPAADIFAWGACVAFAAAGRPAFRGEQPQAVALAILNGAPDLENLPPLVAPQVHAALRKNPQARPGAAEILANLLGRPADAPTDPAETGRLMRSWWSPPPGTEQAPHPPPPRPRPTHTPMPGPARAPRPQAPPPMRAPAHPREGQHPYPRDGQPALPANRQPPRPRGGQPARPRDGQPAPRARRRALPVAALLALGLLLAAGGAVSGALLMSHRNQGATGTAATLTPTPGSPGSPSATASPAGSATGPSASATTTQPARIMSADEAAREVRKQGYTPDMGSYDPQRMLNLVRGTRENGGRQQEIAFVFADGEYQGTDTRDPSTSISVEPLSSVEAAVTYRTYPAGGSTPTGSAVVRFSWNGTKLLTDGQFPTADPALPDHR; the protein is encoded by the coding sequence GTGCTGACCCCCCTGACCACGGACGATCCGCAACAGATCGGGCCCTACCAGCTCACCAACCGCATCGGCGCGGGCGGAATGGGCGTCGTCTATCTCGGCTTCACCGACGACGGCCGGGCCGCCGCGGTCAAGGTACCGGCCACGGCCCTCGTGGGCGACCCGAATTTCCGCTCCCGCTTCCGCCAGGAGGTCGCGGCCGCGAGCCGGGTCCGCGGCCGGACGGTCGCCGCCGTCCTCGACTCCGACGCGACCGGGCCACGCCCATGGCTGGCGACCGAGTACGTGGAGGGGCGCAGCCTCTCCGAGGCGGTGCTGGCGCGCGGCCCGTTCGACGAGCGTCTCGTGACCGCGGTCGCCGTCGGGCTGGCCGACGCGCTGGTGTCCATCCACGCGGCCGGGGTCGTCCACCGTGACCTGAAACCGGCGAACATCCTGCTCGCCTGGGACGGTCCGCGCGTCATCGACTTCGGCGTCGCCCGGGACGACGCCACCACCTCGCTCACCCGGACCGGCAGCCTCGTCGGCACGATGGCCTGGATGGCACCCGAGCAGTTGCGCGGCGAACGCGCCGGCCCGGCGGCGGACATCTTCGCCTGGGGCGCCTGCGTGGCGTTCGCGGCGGCGGGGCGGCCCGCCTTCCGCGGCGAGCAGCCGCAGGCCGTCGCGCTCGCGATTCTCAACGGCGCACCGGACCTGGAGAACCTGCCGCCTCTGGTGGCACCGCAGGTTCACGCCGCGTTACGCAAGAACCCGCAGGCCCGTCCGGGCGCCGCCGAGATCCTGGCGAACCTGCTGGGCCGGCCGGCGGACGCCCCGACCGACCCGGCCGAGACCGGCCGGCTGATGCGGAGCTGGTGGAGTCCGCCGCCCGGGACCGAGCAGGCCCCGCATCCGCCCCCACCCCGACCTCGGCCCACGCACACGCCCATGCCGGGGCCCGCACGGGCACCGCGTCCACAGGCACCCCCGCCGATGCGTGCACCCGCGCATCCGCGGGAGGGACAGCACCCATACCCGCGCGACGGGCAGCCGGCACTTCCGGCGAACAGACAGCCTCCTCGTCCTCGTGGCGGGCAGCCGGCACGCCCGCGGGACGGGCAGCCCGCGCCACGGGCGCGGCGACGGGCGCTGCCCGTCGCCGCGCTCCTCGCGCTGGGGCTGCTGCTGGCCGCCGGCGGCGCGGTCAGCGGCGCGCTGCTGATGTCGCACCGGAATCAGGGCGCCACCGGCACGGCCGCCACCCTGACGCCGACCCCCGGCTCCCCGGGCAGCCCGTCCGCGACGGCCAGCCCGGCCGGCTCCGCGACCGGGCCGTCGGCCTCCGCGACGACCACCCAGCCCGCGCGGATCATGTCCGCCGACGAGGCTGCCCGCGAGGTCCGGAAGCAGGGCTACACCCCCGACATGGGCTCCTACGACCCGCAACGGATGCTGAACCTCGTGCGCGGTACCCGGGAGAACGGCGGCCGGCAGCAGGAGATCGCGTTCGTCTTCGCCGACGGCGAGTACCAGGGCACCGACACACGGGATCCGAGCACGAGCATCAGCGTGGAGCCGCTGTCATCCGTCGAGGCCGCGGTGACGTACCGGACCTACCCCGCGGGCGGTTCGACGCCTACCGGTTCGGCGGTCGTCCGGTTCAGCTGGAACGGAACCAAGCTGCTCACCGACGGCCAATTCCCGACCGCGGACCCGGCGCTACCGGATCATCGTTGA
- a CDS encoding serine/threonine-protein kinase has protein sequence MLTPLVAGDPRRIGPFEIHNRIGAGGMGSVYLGFTAEGRAAAVKVPAEGLAGDPEFRARFRREVEAARRVRGRAVAAVVDADPDASSPWMAVEYVEGTSLADAVIRHGPLERRLLHGFGVGLADALVAIHAVGVVHRDLKPTNILLAWDGPKVIDFGIARASGTPTHTHTGILVGTPSWMAPEQLRGERATPAADVFAWGACVTYAATGHPPFGTGDPADVLTVLHRDEQPDLAGVPANLMGAVRATLSRRPEDRPTAVELVRSLVSDVAGDGVPDPSRVAANAQTSWQWDPHAPAAPAPRPPDAPGALGGGQAGGAGGAGGASGVAGAGAAAGGAHAGGPGRSGAARTPAVGAAAAAGRAGSRAIDRPTQPLTARPDLPFWEEPPGGDSSLGTIPVPRLTGLIDPRNEVTDPSIRPRAGATAPAHAATGTGTGTTAGTGTGTGAKPATAGTRSAGKPAAASSAATAAKPAKTAGGARPTVPTGGVPTAGTAKSATADPHDPGTPSRASQPVVAGAGGDGQPLWAGWPPAARLFLAKLTTTRRRDRAAMVAAVVALGIVVGAVVALTAMDSQRAEGSPGPTAPEPSSSLGVTTSPVFTPASQPAAVVTLAAAHTSRPNGWPDELAMVDEAGAGPGHAAGQPDDPRTQPAPQASPTGSVSPTPDAPAPTSTSGSPKPTSTPCPSNGRVDELTTNATISPC, from the coding sequence GTGCTGACACCGCTGGTGGCGGGGGACCCTCGGCGCATCGGCCCGTTCGAGATCCACAACAGGATCGGCGCCGGCGGCATGGGCTCGGTCTACCTGGGCTTCACCGCCGAGGGGCGGGCCGCCGCGGTGAAGGTGCCCGCCGAGGGCCTGGCCGGCGATCCGGAGTTCCGCGCCCGGTTCCGCCGCGAGGTGGAGGCCGCCCGCCGGGTACGCGGCCGTGCCGTCGCCGCCGTCGTCGACGCCGACCCGGACGCGAGCTCGCCCTGGATGGCCGTCGAATACGTCGAAGGCACCAGCCTCGCCGACGCGGTCATCCGGCACGGCCCACTGGAGCGGCGGCTCCTGCACGGCTTCGGGGTGGGCCTCGCCGACGCGCTCGTCGCCATCCACGCGGTCGGGGTCGTCCACCGGGATCTCAAGCCGACCAACATCCTGCTCGCCTGGGACGGACCGAAGGTGATCGACTTCGGGATCGCCCGGGCCAGCGGCACACCGACCCACACGCACACCGGAATCCTCGTCGGCACACCGTCGTGGATGGCCCCCGAGCAGCTGCGCGGCGAACGCGCCACCCCGGCGGCCGACGTGTTCGCCTGGGGAGCCTGCGTCACCTACGCGGCGACCGGCCATCCCCCGTTCGGCACCGGTGACCCGGCGGACGTGCTGACCGTGCTGCACCGCGACGAACAGCCCGACCTCGCCGGGGTCCCGGCGAACCTGATGGGCGCGGTGCGGGCGACCCTGTCCCGCCGGCCGGAGGACCGGCCGACCGCGGTGGAGCTGGTCCGCAGCCTCGTCTCCGACGTCGCGGGCGACGGCGTCCCGGATCCGTCCCGGGTCGCCGCGAACGCGCAGACCTCCTGGCAGTGGGATCCGCACGCGCCGGCCGCGCCGGCTCCGCGGCCGCCGGACGCACCAGGCGCGCTCGGCGGCGGCCAGGCCGGAGGCGCTGGCGGGGCTGGCGGCGCCAGCGGCGTTGCCGGGGCCGGGGCCGCTGCCGGGGGCGCCCACGCCGGCGGACCCGGTCGTTCCGGCGCCGCACGGACACCCGCGGTCGGGGCGGCCGCGGCGGCCGGCCGAGCGGGGTCGCGCGCCATCGACCGGCCCACCCAGCCGCTGACCGCCCGGCCCGACCTCCCGTTCTGGGAGGAGCCGCCCGGCGGGGACTCCTCGCTCGGCACCATCCCGGTGCCGAGGCTGACCGGCCTGATCGACCCGCGAAACGAGGTCACCGACCCGTCGATCCGGCCACGCGCCGGCGCCACCGCACCGGCCCACGCCGCCACCGGAACCGGAACCGGCACGACAGCCGGAACCGGAACCGGAACCGGCGCGAAGCCGGCCACAGCGGGAACCAGATCTGCCGGCAAACCAGCCGCTGCAAGCTCGGCGGCCACGGCAGCCAAGCCTGCCAAGACGGCGGGCGGGGCCCGGCCCACGGTGCCGACGGGCGGAGTTCCCACCGCCGGCACCGCCAAGTCCGCCACCGCCGACCCGCATGACCCGGGAACCCCGTCACGGGCCTCCCAGCCGGTTGTCGCCGGTGCGGGTGGAGACGGGCAGCCACTGTGGGCCGGCTGGCCGCCGGCGGCACGGCTGTTCCTGGCGAAACTGACCACCACCCGGCGACGGGACCGGGCTGCCATGGTCGCCGCCGTCGTCGCGCTCGGAATCGTCGTCGGAGCCGTCGTCGCGCTGACCGCCATGGACAGCCAGCGCGCCGAGGGCAGTCCGGGTCCAACCGCCCCGGAGCCGTCCTCGTCGCTGGGCGTCACGACAAGCCCCGTGTTCACGCCGGCGTCCCAGCCTGCCGCGGTCGTCACGCTCGCCGCCGCGCACACGAGCCGTCCCAACGGCTGGCCGGACGAGCTTGCCATGGTCGACGAGGCGGGCGCGGGCCCCGGCCACGCTGCCGGTCAGCCCGACGACCCGCGCACCCAGCCGGCGCCGCAGGCCTCCCCGACCGGCAGTGTCTCCCCCACCCCCGACGCCCCGGCGCCGACGAGCACGAGCGGCTCACCGAAGCCGACCTCGACCCCGTGCCCCTCGAACGGACGGGTGGACGAGCTCACCACCAACGCCACCATCAGCCCCTGCTGA
- a CDS encoding class I SAM-dependent methyltransferase, with the protein MSTPRETRPADTAPSRPEGAREWAPGDPRPPGLDWPPEVEKASRDLLVELFGTDPAVRVEMWDGFALGPRTSTRVLIRNPHALRRALSHPGELGFARAFVAGDIEIDGEDGARGDIFEALALRKQMATMRPSAAVARAAVVLAKQFGVRPPEPPPEEARLRGRLHSRARDAAAISHHYDVSNEFYRLVLGESMTYSCAVWEPQAAEGPLPAGLAGAQAAKHELVCRKLGLRPGERLLDVGCGWGSMVLHAARHHGVHAVGITISEEQAALARRRVAEAGLGDRIEIRLQDYREITDGPFDAISSVGMVEHVGRAKLPTYFENLFRLLRPGGRLLNHGISFPGDPAGAARRRPRIGPVPLPENADFLHRYVFPDGELHEIGTLVTLMQGGGFEVRHVENLREHYALTLRAWVTNLEQRWDEAVAMVGAGRARVWRLYMAGSALSFEGGFSQIHQVLGVRPDGGDAHQPLRPSY; encoded by the coding sequence ATGTCAACGCCGCGAGAAACGCGCCCGGCCGACACCGCGCCGAGCAGGCCGGAAGGTGCGCGTGAATGGGCGCCGGGCGACCCGCGCCCGCCCGGTTTGGACTGGCCGCCGGAGGTCGAAAAGGCATCCCGTGATCTTCTTGTCGAGCTTTTCGGGACGGATCCCGCGGTCCGGGTCGAGATGTGGGACGGCTTCGCGTTGGGGCCGCGGACGTCGACGCGGGTACTGATCCGCAACCCGCATGCGCTGCGCCGGGCGCTCTCCCACCCGGGTGAGCTGGGATTCGCCCGCGCCTTCGTCGCCGGTGACATCGAGATCGACGGCGAAGACGGAGCCAGGGGCGACATCTTCGAGGCGCTGGCCCTGCGCAAGCAGATGGCGACGATGCGCCCGTCGGCGGCGGTTGCACGGGCGGCGGTCGTACTGGCCAAACAGTTCGGGGTGCGTCCGCCGGAGCCGCCGCCGGAGGAGGCCCGCCTGCGGGGACGTCTACACAGCCGCGCCCGGGACGCGGCGGCGATCTCGCATCACTACGACGTCTCGAACGAGTTCTATCGGCTCGTTCTGGGTGAGTCGATGACCTACTCCTGCGCGGTGTGGGAGCCGCAGGCCGCAGAGGGTCCGCTGCCGGCGGGGCTCGCCGGGGCGCAGGCGGCGAAGCATGAGCTGGTCTGCCGCAAGCTCGGGCTGCGGCCCGGTGAGCGGCTGCTGGACGTCGGCTGTGGCTGGGGCAGCATGGTGCTGCACGCGGCCCGCCATCACGGGGTCCACGCCGTGGGCATCACGATCTCCGAGGAGCAGGCCGCGCTGGCCCGCCGCCGGGTGGCGGAGGCCGGGCTGGGCGACCGGATCGAGATCCGCCTGCAGGACTACCGGGAGATCACGGACGGCCCGTTCGACGCGATCAGCTCGGTGGGGATGGTCGAGCATGTCGGCCGGGCCAAGCTGCCAACGTACTTCGAGAACCTGTTCCGCCTGCTGCGCCCGGGAGGGCGGCTGCTCAACCACGGGATCTCGTTCCCCGGTGACCCGGCCGGCGCCGCCCGCCGGCGCCCCCGGATCGGGCCGGTCCCGCTGCCCGAGAACGCCGACTTCCTGCACCGCTACGTCTTCCCGGACGGTGAGCTGCACGAGATCGGCACGCTGGTCACGCTGATGCAGGGCGGCGGGTTCGAGGTGCGCCACGTCGAGAACCTGCGTGAGCACTACGCACTGACCCTGCGGGCGTGGGTCACCAACCTGGAGCAGCGGTGGGACGAGGCCGTCGCCATGGTCGGCGCCGGCCGGGCCCGGGTATGGCGGCTGTACATGGCCGGGTCGGCGCTCAGCTTCGAAGGTGGCTTCTCGCAGATCCACCAGGTGCTGGGTGTGCGCCCCGACGGCGGCGACGCACACCAGCCACTGCGTCCGTCCTACTGA
- the lat gene encoding L-lysine 6-transaminase, with protein sequence MAVGHIQFGTSTGTRGQLGPTDVIPVLSRHVLVDGYDVVCDLEASSGSTIVDARTGTRYLDLYSFFASAPLGVSPPVLVRDPAFLAELARVAVNKPANPDMASVAYAEFVETFTRVLGDPQLPHLFFVEGGSAAVENALKCAFDWKSRHNEAHGRPAELGRRVLHLRSAFHGRGGYTLSVTNTDPVKTARFPIFDWPRIDCPAMTFPCVGAALDAVVAAERRALAQAEDAFARHPHDIACFLAEPIQGEGGDNHLRGEFLRAMAALCERHDALFIVDEVQTGVGATGSAWAHTQLGLRPDIVVFGKKVQLGGLMAGRRVDEVPDNVFRVPGRISSTWGGGLVDMVRSRRMLEIMESERLFDRAATLGADLLAALTDVVERHPRLLRNARGRGLLCAVDVADSALRDEAVRRLREDELVLLLPAGEQALRFRPALTIGADELERGVAALDRVATSLGRTRIRRVETGAPSPGPDSSTPSPAPSPSPAPSPSPAPAPSAQDSPAPSSSTQQKGQR encoded by the coding sequence GTGGCGGTTGGGCACATCCAGTTCGGTACCTCGACAGGCACCCGGGGCCAACTCGGGCCCACCGACGTGATCCCGGTTCTGTCCCGGCATGTCCTCGTCGACGGATACGACGTCGTCTGCGATCTGGAGGCCAGCTCCGGCAGCACGATCGTCGACGCCCGTACCGGGACCAGATACCTGGACCTCTACAGCTTCTTCGCGTCCGCGCCGCTCGGGGTCAGCCCACCGGTGCTCGTGCGCGATCCGGCCTTCCTCGCCGAGCTCGCCCGCGTCGCGGTCAACAAGCCGGCGAACCCGGACATGGCCTCCGTCGCGTACGCGGAGTTCGTCGAGACCTTCACCCGGGTGCTCGGCGACCCGCAGCTGCCCCACCTGTTCTTCGTCGAAGGCGGCTCGGCCGCGGTCGAGAACGCGCTGAAATGCGCCTTCGACTGGAAGAGCCGCCACAACGAGGCACATGGACGTCCCGCCGAGCTCGGGCGGCGGGTGCTGCACCTGCGCTCGGCGTTCCACGGCCGCGGCGGCTACACGCTGTCGGTGACCAACACCGACCCGGTCAAGACCGCACGCTTCCCGATCTTCGACTGGCCGCGTATCGACTGCCCCGCGATGACCTTCCCCTGCGTCGGAGCGGCGCTCGACGCGGTCGTCGCCGCCGAGCGGCGTGCCCTCGCCCAGGCCGAGGACGCGTTCGCCCGCCACCCGCACGACATCGCCTGCTTCCTCGCCGAACCCATCCAGGGGGAGGGCGGCGACAACCATCTGCGCGGCGAGTTCCTGCGCGCGATGGCGGCGCTGTGCGAACGCCACGACGCGCTGTTCATCGTCGACGAGGTGCAGACCGGCGTCGGCGCCACCGGCTCCGCGTGGGCGCACACCCAGCTCGGGCTGCGCCCCGACATCGTCGTCTTCGGCAAGAAGGTGCAGCTCGGCGGGCTGATGGCCGGGCGGCGGGTCGACGAGGTCCCCGACAACGTCTTCCGGGTACCGGGACGGATCAGCTCCACCTGGGGCGGCGGGCTCGTCGACATGGTCCGGTCCCGGCGGATGCTGGAGATCATGGAGTCCGAGCGGCTGTTCGACCGCGCGGCCACACTCGGCGCCGACCTGCTCGCCGCGCTCACGGACGTCGTCGAACGCCACCCCCGGCTGCTGCGCAACGCACGCGGCCGCGGGCTGCTGTGCGCCGTCGACGTCGCGGACAGCGCGCTGCGGGACGAGGCCGTCCGCCGGCTGCGCGAGGACGAGCTGGTGCTGCTGCTGCCCGCCGGCGAGCAGGCCCTGCGGTTCCGGCCCGCCCTCACCATCGGCGCCGACGAGCTCGAGCGCGGCGTGGCGGCCCTCGACCGGGTCGCCACCTCGCTCGGGCGCACCCGGATCAGACGTGTCGAGACCGGCGCGCCGAGCCCGGGGCCCGACTCGTCGACGCCGTCGCCGGCCCCTTCGCCGTCGCCGGCCCCTTCGCCGTCGCCGGCGCCGGCGCCGTCCGCGCAGGACTCGCCAGCACCCTCGTCGTCAACGCAGCAGAAGGGACAGCGATGA
- a CDS encoding acyltransferase family protein: MAKHVNDLEDRSRRPGQTARRRPASPDRAGGVLLAGPAPPRAPGRPRPAVPPAGRAGGGRLPSPPSPGVPRLRSPSSPPGLAGPTGVDVPRERAAPPDAGARRAGASARRGGYNPALDGVRALAMLCVLVFHMDALPGGYLGVDVFFVLSGFLITRQLLAERDRTGRVSLPRFYLRRAYRLLPAFWMLVLVGFTAVVVLGIGTAGERDEFLHTLAAAMLYVNNYFQVVQQNTGAGWLGHTWSLSLEEQFYLLWPLLLLVLCRRPWIDRRLPVVLLGGVVVVMLWRDALNASSASATRTYFGLDTRADALLVGCALAAWLRARRRDAGEAPATEAAGEAGDHGTILPGRQRRPEDAVPVPPEAVTPEAALPETALPETARPVWVRPVWMRPAFAWPASWPVSVRPVAVLPVVGAVAFVLLAVAMVAAPSGWGPRPTALARGGYTAIALLAGVVILALEVGATTGWLFRMLAVRPLAWLGRISYGFYLWHFPVVAHWGRDLTVAVGRWPAILVVGLISLGLASASYYLLERPIQRRRPGAARREAGEAARPAWSS, translated from the coding sequence ATGGCGAAGCACGTGAACGACCTGGAAGACCGATCGCGTCGTCCGGGCCAGACGGCACGCCGTCGTCCGGCGTCGCCGGATCGCGCGGGGGGCGTCCTGCTGGCCGGCCCGGCGCCACCGAGGGCACCGGGCCGGCCGCGACCGGCCGTCCCGCCGGCCGGTCGTGCCGGGGGTGGCCGTCTACCCAGTCCGCCCAGCCCCGGTGTGCCTCGTCTGCGCAGTCCGTCCAGCCCGCCTGGCCTTGCTGGTCCGACCGGTGTGGACGTGCCACGGGAGCGGGCCGCGCCGCCGGACGCGGGCGCGCGGCGCGCGGGGGCCTCCGCCCGGCGTGGCGGGTACAACCCGGCGCTGGACGGTGTGCGGGCGCTCGCGATGCTGTGCGTGCTCGTGTTCCACATGGACGCGCTGCCCGGCGGCTACCTGGGCGTCGACGTGTTCTTCGTGCTCAGCGGTTTCCTGATCACCCGGCAGCTGCTGGCCGAGCGGGATCGGACGGGCCGGGTGTCCCTGCCGAGGTTCTACCTGCGGCGCGCCTACCGGCTGCTGCCCGCGTTCTGGATGCTGGTCCTCGTCGGCTTCACCGCGGTTGTGGTGCTCGGCATCGGCACGGCCGGCGAGCGGGACGAGTTCCTGCACACCCTGGCCGCCGCCATGCTGTATGTGAACAACTACTTCCAGGTGGTGCAGCAGAACACCGGGGCCGGCTGGCTCGGGCACACCTGGTCGCTGTCGCTGGAGGAGCAGTTCTACCTGCTCTGGCCGCTGTTGCTGCTCGTGTTGTGCCGCCGGCCGTGGATCGACCGCCGGCTTCCCGTGGTCCTGCTGGGCGGCGTGGTCGTGGTCATGCTGTGGCGCGACGCGCTGAACGCCTCCAGTGCGTCGGCGACGCGGACCTACTTCGGCCTGGACACCCGGGCCGACGCCCTGCTGGTCGGCTGCGCCCTCGCCGCCTGGCTGCGCGCCCGCCGGCGCGATGCCGGGGAGGCCCCTGCGACTGAAGCGGCCGGGGAGGCCGGCGATCACGGGACGATACTGCCTGGCCGTCAACGACGTCCCGAGGACGCCGTGCCCGTGCCTCCGGAAGCGGTGACTCCGGAAGCGGCGCTGCCCGAGACGGCGCTGCCCGAGACGGCGCGTCCGGTATGGGTGCGTCCGGTATGGATGCGTCCGGCCTTCGCCTGGCCGGCGTCCTGGCCGGTGTCGGTGCGTCCGGTGGCGGTGCTGCCGGTGGTGGGGGCGGTCGCGTTCGTGCTGCTCGCGGTGGCGATGGTGGCGGCGCCGAGCGGTTGGGGCCCGCGGCCGACAGCGCTCGCCCGCGGCGGGTACACCGCGATCGCCCTGCTCGCCGGAGTCGTTATCCTCGCGCTGGAGGTGGGGGCGACGACCGGCTGGCTGTTCCGGATGCTCGCGGTGCGGCCCCTCGCCTGGCTCGGGCGGATCTCCTACGGGTTCTACCTGTGGCATTTCCCCGTGGTCGCCCACTGGGGCCGCGATCTGACCGTCGCGGTCGGCCGGTGGCCGGCGATCCTGGTGGTCGGGCTGATTTCGCTGGGCCTGGCCTCGGCGTCGTACTACCTGCTCGAACGGCCCATCCAGCGGCGCCGCCCCGGTGCGGCGCGGCGGGAGGCCGGCGAAGCCGCCCGCCCGGCCTGGTCGTCGTAG
- a CDS encoding mechanosensitive ion channel family protein: MIVIGAVLLTRFANWAGARVERRIDARALVTDGAVRSETTKHRHAVVQVLTWVTLVLVYCVAVMLVLRRLGVPLTGIVAPATVLGVALGFGAQRIVQDVLAGFFMVAERQYGFGDLVRLVVQGSPTAITGTVEEVTLRITRVRTPNGEVVITPNGQIVQVVNLSRDWARAVINVPIPSNVDVATVTDVLTEVGVDAYADETLHGLLLDEPTVMGVESLDLDQFKVQIVARTLPGKQFEVGRALRARISGALLRAGIHIPAVLDTAPPTAS; encoded by the coding sequence ATGATCGTGATCGGGGCGGTCCTGCTGACCCGGTTCGCGAACTGGGCGGGTGCCCGGGTCGAACGTCGCATCGACGCGCGGGCCCTGGTGACCGACGGGGCGGTCCGCTCCGAGACGACCAAGCACCGGCACGCCGTCGTGCAGGTCCTGACGTGGGTGACGCTGGTGCTCGTCTACTGCGTCGCGGTCATGCTGGTGCTGCGGCGGCTCGGCGTGCCGCTGACCGGGATCGTCGCGCCGGCGACGGTGCTCGGTGTGGCGCTCGGCTTCGGTGCCCAGCGGATCGTGCAGGACGTCCTCGCCGGCTTCTTCATGGTCGCCGAACGACAGTACGGCTTCGGTGACCTCGTCCGTCTGGTCGTGCAGGGCTCACCGACCGCGATCACCGGGACGGTGGAGGAGGTCACGCTGCGGATCACCCGGGTCCGGACACCGAACGGGGAGGTCGTGATCACGCCGAACGGGCAGATCGTCCAGGTCGTCAACCTCTCCCGGGACTGGGCCAGGGCGGTCATCAACGTCCCGATCCCGTCCAACGTGGACGTCGCGACGGTCACCGACGTGCTGACCGAGGTCGGTGTCGACGCGTACGCCGACGAGACGCTGCACGGCCTGCTGCTGGACGAGCCGACCGTGATGGGCGTCGAAAGCCTCGACCTCGACCAGTTCAAGGTCCAGATCGTCGCGCGCACCCTGCCGGGCAAGCAGTTCGAGGTCGGCCGGGCGCTGCGGGCCAGGATCAGTGGCGCGCTGCTGCGGGCCGGCATCCACATCCCCGCCGTCCTCGACACGGCCCCGCCGACCGCCTCATGA
- a CDS encoding aldehyde dehydrogenase family protein: MTLVHPRRVAAVIGGRQHDLYATAGPSGIAPEGTRVITSTNPARLDEVVAEVVLDGAESIVAAAAAARAAQREWAQVPAPVRGEVIGAFGRLVEENAEALARLVTREVGKPLAEARGEVREIVDTCTLFRAEGRRPHGQTVDSEMPDRELFTYREPLGVAMVITAGNFPVAVPSWYLVPALLTGNSVVWKPAEYAAACAAALMDLMTAAGVPAGVANLVLADGPTTSVGLERALDAGLVDKVGFTGSTSVGRFIGALCGRHLQAPCLELGGKNPMVLAPDADLDAAVAAALFAGFGTAGQRCTSLGTVIAHESVHGAFRRRMTAALAAAAIGDPTRDVLYGPLLDARFAAGFEDHLAHIRDHHQPFGSTALGRIGPSSPRQGFLGNPETGLYYHPVMVDGVRPDDDLFTEETFGPLVGLTSYRNLEEAIELANLPGYGLSSSIFTGDPVTVRRFRRGIRAGMVSVNTSTSGAEAHLPFGGNGRSGNGARQSGQWVLDQMTRWQSLTWELSGRLQKAQMDVTVPAADLSFRLRG, encoded by the coding sequence ATGACTCTCGTTCATCCCCGCCGGGTGGCCGCGGTGATCGGTGGACGTCAGCACGACCTGTACGCGACGGCCGGCCCGTCCGGTATCGCGCCGGAAGGCACCCGGGTGATCACCTCGACGAACCCGGCACGCCTCGACGAGGTCGTCGCCGAGGTCGTCCTCGACGGCGCGGAGTCCATCGTCGCCGCCGCCGCGGCCGCCCGGGCCGCCCAGCGAGAATGGGCGCAGGTCCCGGCACCCGTACGCGGGGAGGTCATCGGCGCCTTCGGACGGCTCGTCGAGGAGAACGCCGAAGCGCTGGCACGCCTGGTCACCCGGGAGGTCGGCAAGCCGCTCGCCGAGGCACGCGGCGAGGTCCGCGAGATCGTCGACACCTGCACCCTGTTCCGCGCCGAGGGCCGCCGCCCCCACGGTCAGACGGTGGACTCCGAGATGCCCGACCGGGAACTGTTCACCTACCGGGAGCCGCTCGGCGTCGCCATGGTGATCACCGCCGGGAATTTCCCGGTGGCGGTCCCGTCCTGGTACCTGGTCCCGGCGCTGCTCACCGGCAACTCCGTCGTCTGGAAGCCCGCCGAGTACGCCGCCGCCTGCGCCGCGGCGCTGATGGACCTGATGACCGCCGCCGGCGTGCCCGCCGGAGTCGCCAACCTCGTCCTCGCCGACGGCCCCACCACCTCCGTCGGCCTCGAACGCGCCCTGGACGCCGGCCTCGTCGACAAGGTCGGATTCACCGGTTCGACGTCCGTCGGCCGGTTCATCGGCGCGCTGTGCGGGCGGCACCTGCAGGCCCCGTGCCTGGAGCTCGGTGGCAAGAACCCGATGGTGCTCGCCCCGGACGCCGACCTCGACGCCGCCGTCGCCGCCGCGCTGTTCGCCGGCTTCGGCACCGCCGGCCAGCGCTGCACCTCGCTCGGCACGGTGATCGCCCACGAGTCGGTGCACGGCGCGTTCCGCCGCCGGATGACCGCCGCGCTGGCCGCCGCGGCGATCGGCGACCCGACCCGCGACGTGCTCTACGGACCGCTGCTCGACGCGCGGTTCGCCGCCGGGTTCGAGGACCACCTGGCGCACATCCGCGACCACCACCAGCCGTTCGGCTCCACCGCACTCGGCCGGATCGGCCCGTCCAGCCCGCGCCAGGGCTTCCTCGGCAACCCCGAGACCGGCCTGTACTACCACCCGGTGATGGTCGACGGCGTGCGCCCCGACGACGACCTGTTCACCGAGGAGACCTTCGGGCCCCTCGTCGGCCTGACCAGCTACCGCAACCTGGAGGAGGCCATCGAGCTCGCCAACCTGCCCGGCTACGGCCTGTCCTCGTCGATCTTCACCGGTGACCCGGTGACAGTACGGCGCTTCCGCCGCGGCATCCGCGCCGGCATGGTCAGCGTGAACACGTCGACCTCCGGCGCGGAGGCGCACCTGCCGTTCGGCGGCAACGGGCGGTCCGGCAACGGCGCCCGCCAGTCCGGCCAGTGGGTCCTCGACCAGATGACCCGCTGGCAGTCACTGACCTGGGAGCTCTCCGGCCGCCTGCAGAAAGCCCAGATGGACGTCACCGTCCCCGCCGCAGACCTCAGCTTCCGCCTGCGCGGCTGA